Proteins co-encoded in one Gemmatimonadota bacterium genomic window:
- a CDS encoding anhydro-N-acetylmuramic acid kinase, with protein sequence MLSGFQATQYRRIIGLMSGTSADGIDAAVIRLGEKDDGLSLDVLGFETVAFPSGLRYRLMEVSDAKTGRIDELGRLHFEMGELFAGAAFIVAGSAGLSMEEIDLIGSHGQTVQHMPEREERFGVETGATLQIGDPSVIAQRTGVVTVGDFRAADVARGGQGAPLVPYVDYLLFRHREKARGLLNLGGIANLTVLPADPKPGDVLAFDTGPANMLIDAVARAELGRDMDEDGEVARRGKPSSDLVADVLAMPYFERPPPKSTGRELFGDRCASALVRAGREAGLSSEDLLATATEITVRSIEGACRRFVIPVVTCLDELIVSGGGARNGFLLERLARVLAPAEVSTSDDHGLSSDAKEAVAFAVLADRTVRGLQGSLPGATGADRPAVLGKICLPG encoded by the coding sequence GTGTTATCGGGATTCCAGGCCACACAGTACCGCCGGATCATCGGGCTGATGTCGGGCACGTCCGCCGATGGGATCGACGCGGCCGTGATACGGCTGGGCGAAAAGGATGACGGGCTTTCCCTGGACGTGCTGGGCTTCGAGACGGTGGCTTTCCCATCCGGCCTGCGCTATCGACTGATGGAAGTCTCCGATGCGAAGACCGGCAGGATCGACGAGCTCGGCCGGCTGCATTTCGAGATGGGAGAACTCTTTGCCGGGGCGGCATTCATCGTAGCGGGTTCCGCCGGGCTGTCCATGGAGGAGATCGATCTGATCGGTTCCCACGGACAGACCGTCCAGCATATGCCCGAACGGGAAGAGAGATTCGGCGTGGAAACCGGGGCGACGCTGCAGATCGGCGATCCATCGGTGATCGCGCAGCGGACCGGCGTGGTGACGGTTGGTGACTTCCGGGCGGCGGACGTGGCCCGGGGCGGACAGGGGGCTCCGCTTGTGCCCTATGTGGACTACCTGCTCTTCAGGCATCGCGAAAAGGCCCGGGGACTCCTGAACCTGGGGGGGATCGCGAATCTCACCGTGCTGCCCGCGGATCCGAAACCCGGCGACGTGCTGGCTTTCGATACGGGCCCGGCCAATATGCTGATCGATGCCGTCGCCCGGGCGGAACTGGGACGCGACATGGATGAGGACGGCGAGGTCGCAAGGCGCGGAAAGCCCTCATCAGACCTGGTGGCGGACGTGCTGGCCATGCCCTACTTCGAGCGGCCACCACCCAAGTCCACGGGCCGGGAACTGTTCGGTGACCGTTGTGCGTCGGCCCTGGTCCGCGCGGGACGGGAGGCCGGGCTCAGCAGCGAGGATCTGCTTGCGACCGCCACGGAAATCACCGTTCGTTCCATCGAGGGCGCCTGTCGACGGTTCGTCATTCCCGTCGTCACGTGCCTGGACGAACTGATCGTGAGCGGCGGCGGCGCCAGAAACGGTTTCCTGCTCGAGCGACTCGCCCGGGTGCTGGCGCCTGCCGAGGTATCCACATCGGATGATCACGGCCTGTCTTCGGACGCCAAGGAAGCCGTGGCCTTTGCGGTACTCGCCGACCGGACGGTCCGAGGGCTGCAGGGTAGCCTTCCGGGAGCGACGGGCGCGGATCGGCCCGCGGTACTGGGCAAGATCTGCCTGCCCGGATGA
- a CDS encoding peptidyl-alpha-hydroxyglycine alpha-amidating lyase family protein, with protein MKKSTWIRWVALSAVSISIALLNSFATAQNHAPNPYTTVEGIWGKLGGDRTWGSTSAVFPAQDGSGNIWVAERCGQNSCVGKEDVPPILLFDSDGNLLKSFGAGMFVWPHGIFVDTENNVWVTDARGGVGIGHQIHKFSEDGELLMSLGIAGVAGEGDGIFNQPSDVLVAPDGSIFVADGHGSRGNNRIVKLAPNGSFIKAWGETGQAAGQFRDPHALAMDSQGRLYVGDRGNARLQIFDQEGEYIATWTQFGRPSGLFIDANDVLYSADSESNATWGANPGWKRGIRIGSIRDGGFISAFIPDPVVDADNAGTTGAEGVAVDAMGNVYGAEVGPRMLRKYVITGE; from the coding sequence ATGAAAAAATCGACCTGGATCCGGTGGGTCGCACTTTCGGCCGTTAGCATTTCGATTGCGCTGTTAAACAGCTTCGCCACGGCCCAGAACCACGCGCCGAATCCGTACACCACCGTAGAAGGCATATGGGGCAAGCTGGGAGGGGACAGGACCTGGGGCTCCACGAGCGCGGTCTTCCCGGCCCAGGACGGCAGCGGGAACATCTGGGTGGCGGAAAGATGCGGCCAGAACTCCTGCGTCGGCAAGGAGGACGTGCCGCCGATCCTGCTTTTCGACAGCGACGGAAACCTGCTGAAGAGCTTCGGCGCGGGGATGTTCGTCTGGCCCCACGGCATCTTCGTGGACACGGAGAACAACGTCTGGGTGACGGACGCCCGGGGCGGTGTGGGTATCGGCCACCAGATACACAAGTTCAGCGAGGATGGGGAGTTGCTGATGAGCCTGGGCATCGCTGGAGTGGCGGGCGAAGGGGACGGCATCTTCAACCAGCCTTCCGACGTCCTGGTGGCGCCTGACGGCAGCATTTTCGTGGCGGACGGTCACGGTTCCCGCGGCAACAACCGCATCGTCAAGCTGGCGCCGAACGGATCGTTCATCAAGGCCTGGGGTGAAACGGGACAGGCTGCCGGCCAGTTCCGGGATCCCCATGCGCTGGCCATGGACTCCCAGGGCCGGCTCTACGTCGGCGACCGGGGTAACGCCCGGCTCCAGATCTTCGACCAGGAAGGCGAGTATATCGCCACCTGGACCCAGTTCGGCCGACCGAGCGGCCTCTTCATTGATGCGAACGACGTGCTTTACAGCGCCGATTCCGAGTCTAATGCGACCTGGGGGGCCAACCCCGGCTGGAAACGGGGCATCCGCATCGGCAGCATCCGGGACGGCGGCTTCATATCGGCCTTCATCCCCGATCCCGTGGTAGACGCCGATAACGCCGGAACGACCGGAGCGGAAGGCGTGGCTGTGGATGCCATGGGGAACGTATACGGCGCCGAGGTCGGACCCCGCATGTTGCGGAAGTACGTCATCACCGGGGAATAG
- a CDS encoding Rieske (2Fe-2S) protein: protein MNSTPTTALRDPIRVASMDELKEKGSIVVNGHDGPIAVFHHGDGQVHAVDNRCPHMGFPLHRGTIKDGILTCHWHHADFDLESGCTFDLFADDVPVYAVETRNGDVWVSGSRDQSGDAEYWRNRLREGLEQNISLVNAKAVIALLKSGVSYKDIAETGGRYGVRYRSSGWGPGLTILAAMTNLCSYLPRDEQILPLYQGLTHVARDSNGQPPRFDLQPLDTENLSFEQLKRWFRRFVEVRDTEGATRCLLTAVSMGSEPALLVDMMMSAATDRVFLDGGHVADFINKSTELLDHIGWEHADEVLPSTVGQLCAAARSEERNAWRHPVDLAAILRGANAELPGALASTSNGYAWDGPGELAEVILGDDPQATVDTMLALLREGMTPLQLSQAVTYAAALRIARFHTQNEFNDWITVLHTFTYANALHQALKRTGSPELIRGVFHGAMAVYLDRFLNVPPARLPGDKATAELAGETDEILDTFLTELDTQQRVEPAARLVYRYLADGHPVDRLFRTLAISLLREDAEFHSFQMLEAGIRQYEELKGRAEADHVLIATARYLAAHAPTQRALNQTAHIALRLSRGEAIYEEE from the coding sequence ATGAACAGCACCCCGACAACAGCCCTGCGCGATCCGATCCGGGTCGCATCGATGGACGAACTGAAGGAAAAGGGGAGCATCGTCGTCAACGGCCACGACGGCCCGATCGCCGTGTTCCACCACGGTGACGGGCAGGTGCACGCCGTGGACAACCGCTGTCCCCACATGGGCTTCCCACTGCACCGCGGCACGATCAAGGACGGCATTCTGACCTGCCACTGGCACCACGCGGATTTCGACCTGGAGAGCGGTTGCACCTTCGATCTCTTCGCGGACGACGTGCCGGTGTACGCGGTCGAGACCCGGAACGGGGACGTTTGGGTTTCGGGTTCGCGGGACCAGTCGGGCGACGCGGAGTACTGGCGCAACCGCCTGAGAGAAGGCCTGGAGCAGAACATCTCGCTGGTCAATGCCAAGGCCGTGATCGCCCTGCTGAAATCGGGGGTGTCCTACAAGGATATCGCCGAGACCGGCGGCCGTTATGGCGTGCGGTACCGATCGTCCGGTTGGGGTCCCGGCCTGACCATCCTCGCCGCGATGACGAACCTGTGCAGCTATCTGCCCCGGGACGAGCAGATCCTGCCGCTATACCAGGGACTGACGCATGTCGCCCGGGACAGCAACGGACAGCCGCCGAGGTTCGACCTGCAGCCCCTGGATACGGAGAACCTCTCGTTCGAGCAGTTGAAGCGCTGGTTCCGCCGCTTCGTCGAGGTGCGCGACACCGAAGGCGCTACGCGGTGCCTGCTTACGGCCGTGTCCATGGGCAGTGAACCTGCGCTGCTGGTGGACATGATGATGAGCGCCGCCACGGATCGCGTGTTCCTGGACGGCGGGCACGTCGCGGATTTCATCAACAAGTCCACGGAACTGCTGGACCACATCGGCTGGGAGCACGCCGATGAAGTGCTGCCCAGTACGGTCGGTCAGCTTTGCGCCGCGGCGCGCAGCGAGGAACGAAACGCCTGGCGCCATCCCGTCGACCTGGCCGCCATCCTGCGTGGGGCCAATGCCGAGTTACCCGGTGCGCTGGCATCGACATCCAATGGATACGCGTGGGACGGCCCCGGCGAACTGGCCGAAGTGATCCTGGGGGACGATCCCCAGGCCACAGTGGACACCATGCTGGCCCTCCTGCGCGAAGGCATGACGCCGCTGCAGCTCAGCCAGGCGGTCACCTACGCCGCGGCGCTCCGCATCGCCCGGTTCCACACGCAGAACGAGTTCAACGACTGGATCACGGTGCTGCACACCTTCACCTACGCGAACGCCCTGCACCAGGCCCTGAAGCGGACGGGTTCCCCGGAGCTGATCCGCGGCGTCTTTCACGGTGCCATGGCCGTGTACCTGGACCGTTTCCTCAACGTGCCGCCCGCGCGGTTGCCGGGCGATAAGGCCACGGCCGAACTGGCCGGCGAGACCGACGAGATACTCGACACGTTTCTGACCGAACTGGACACGCAGCAGCGGGTGGAGCCGGCCGCCAGGCTGGTCTACCGTTACCTGGCCGACGGACACCCGGTGGACCGGCTGTTCCGAACGCTCGCGATCTCGCTGCTTCGGGAGGATGCCGAGTTCCACAGCTTCCAGATGCTCGAGGCGGGCATTCGCCAGTACGAGGAACTGAAAGGACGCGCCGAGGCCGACCACGTGCTGATCGCCACGGCCCGGTATCTCGCCGCCCACGCCCCCACTCAGCGGGCGCTCAACCAGACCGCTCATATCGCGCTGCGACTGAGCCGCGGCGAGGCGATTTACGAGGAGGAATGA
- a CDS encoding transcriptional regulator produces the protein MPHTEGTTRRQILELLKRKGEMTAGQLAREIGITSMGVRQHLSGLERDDLVETRVVRQDRGRPAHYFVLTDAAEHLFPVRYGQLAVELLEQIAETDGPEKVDSLFALRTERLEAEYKQQMAGKPVSEQVRVLAEIRDREGYMAESHADDDEYILVEHHCPIYEIARRFPKVCQFEQELFERTLDAGVRRDEHKIAGDDHCRYLVRKRD, from the coding sequence ATGCCACACACTGAAGGCACCACCCGCCGTCAGATCCTGGAATTGCTCAAACGCAAGGGCGAAATGACAGCCGGTCAACTCGCCAGGGAGATCGGGATCACTTCGATGGGCGTTCGCCAGCACCTCAGCGGACTGGAGCGCGACGACCTGGTCGAGACGCGAGTCGTACGGCAGGACCGGGGCAGGCCCGCCCACTATTTCGTCCTGACGGATGCCGCTGAGCACCTGTTCCCGGTACGGTACGGCCAACTCGCGGTGGAACTGCTCGAACAGATCGCCGAAACCGACGGACCGGAGAAGGTCGACAGCCTCTTCGCCTTGCGCACGGAACGGCTTGAAGCGGAATACAAACAACAGATGGCCGGGAAACCCGTCTCGGAACAGGTGCGCGTTCTCGCAGAAATCCGGGACCGGGAGGGATACATGGCCGAATCCCACGCGGACGACGATGAGTACATCCTGGTGGAGCATCACTGCCCGATCTACGAGATAGCGCGCCGTTTCCCGAAGGTCTGCCAGTTCGAACAGGAATTGTTCGAGCGTACGCTCGATGCCGGGGTGCGCAGGGACGAGCACAAGATAGCCGGAGACGACCACTGCCGGTACCTGGTACGGAAACGAGACTGA
- a CDS encoding hydroxyacid dehydrogenase — translation MSKPRIWYLPTPSHTAGVFKDETYRRLLAGFDVVENRTDRALTASEVEEGIAGFDGLVTGWGVMPISAAALERADRLKIVVHSAGSVKYLFTSEMVTGQLLPRGIRVISARGAIALNVAEHAVGALIMMSRRWVHDALNIRERGMWRDPDKNWSNQFLRGATVGIVSASMVGREVIRLLRSFNVRMLVCDPYLSDWDAGRMNVERVDLNTLFESSDMVTVHAPSIPETDRMIGAEQLRLLRDDGVLVNTSRGSVLDHDALYEEAMTGRIQVQLDVTTPEPLPPDHRLRALPNVVITPHSSGTGAFGHLEIGEITLGALEHFYSGREPVPGEVDLGNWAQIA, via the coding sequence ATGAGCAAACCACGCATCTGGTACCTGCCAACGCCTTCCCACACCGCCGGGGTTTTCAAGGATGAGACCTACCGGCGGTTACTGGCCGGCTTCGACGTGGTGGAAAACAGGACGGACCGCGCGTTGACCGCTTCAGAGGTGGAGGAAGGGATCGCCGGCTTCGACGGGCTGGTCACCGGTTGGGGCGTCATGCCGATCAGCGCAGCCGCGCTGGAGCGGGCGGACCGGCTGAAGATCGTCGTCCACTCCGCTGGATCGGTCAAGTACCTGTTCACTTCGGAGATGGTAACCGGCCAACTGTTGCCCAGGGGGATCCGCGTCATCAGCGCGCGTGGCGCCATCGCCCTCAACGTGGCGGAGCACGCGGTCGGTGCGCTGATCATGATGAGCCGCAGGTGGGTTCACGACGCCCTCAACATCCGGGAGCGGGGCATGTGGCGGGACCCGGACAAGAACTGGTCGAACCAGTTCCTGCGCGGCGCCACGGTGGGCATCGTCAGCGCCAGCATGGTGGGACGGGAGGTGATCCGGCTGCTCCGGTCCTTCAACGTCCGCATGCTCGTCTGCGATCCCTATCTGAGCGATTGGGACGCCGGCCGCATGAACGTGGAACGGGTAGACCTGAACACACTCTTCGAATCGTCGGACATGGTGACTGTCCACGCGCCGTCCATTCCGGAGACGGACCGGATGATCGGCGCGGAGCAACTGCGGCTATTGCGAGACGACGGCGTGCTGGTCAACACCTCGCGGGGATCCGTCCTGGACCACGACGCGCTGTACGAAGAAGCGATGACCGGCAGAATCCAGGTCCAGCTGGACGTGACCACGCCCGAGCCCCTGCCGCCCGACCATCGGCTGCGCGCGCTCCCCAACGTGGTCATCACGCCCCACAGCTCTGGAACCGGCGCCTTTGGCCACCTCGAGATCGGCGAGATCACGCTGGGTGCGCTGGAACACTTTTATTCGGGACGGGAACCTGTGCCTGGGGAGGTAGACCTGGGAAACTGGGCGCAGATCGCGTAG
- a CDS encoding bifunctional 5,10-methylenetetrahydrofolate dehydrogenase/5,10-methenyltetrahydrofolate cyclohydrolase — protein sequence MTCNGPVIMSGRKLADEMQGRLVKETAEMRERGVTPGLATILAGDDGPSATYISMKHRACEEIGIRSIHTHLPASTSQEELLQTIGRMNEDPEVDAILVQIPLPDGLDEDEALLSVAPDKDADGLNPINLGRLVIGRSGPLPCTPNGILALLVHYGVPIEGKNVTIVGRGLTIGRPLALLLSLKRPHCNAAVTVLHSAVPDMAAHLREADIIIAAAGSPGLITKDMVKPGAAVVAAGITRKGKKLLSDVDDDVAEVAGWITPRIGGVGPMTVAMLMENTVMAARRRV from the coding sequence ATGACCTGCAATGGCCCGGTCATCATGAGCGGCCGCAAGCTGGCCGACGAGATGCAGGGCAGGCTCGTGAAAGAGACGGCCGAAATGCGGGAGCGGGGCGTGACGCCTGGGCTGGCGACGATTCTGGCCGGCGACGACGGGCCCAGCGCGACCTATATCTCCATGAAGCACCGGGCGTGCGAGGAGATCGGCATCCGGTCCATCCATACCCACCTGCCCGCATCCACTTCACAGGAAGAGCTGCTGCAGACCATCGGCCGCATGAACGAAGATCCGGAGGTCGACGCGATCCTGGTTCAGATCCCGCTGCCGGATGGACTCGACGAGGACGAAGCGCTGCTCTCCGTAGCGCCGGACAAGGACGCGGACGGGCTCAATCCCATCAACCTGGGCCGGCTGGTGATCGGCAGGTCGGGGCCCCTGCCCTGCACGCCTAACGGCATCCTCGCCCTGCTGGTCCATTACGGCGTGCCCATCGAAGGCAAGAACGTGACGATCGTGGGCCGCGGACTGACCATCGGCCGGCCGCTGGCTCTTCTGCTGTCCTTGAAACGACCCCACTGCAACGCCGCGGTCACCGTACTGCATTCGGCCGTGCCCGACATGGCCGCCCACCTGCGCGAAGCCGATATCATCATCGCCGCCGCGGGTTCGCCCGGTTTGATCACCAAGGACATGGTGAAACCCGGCGCGGCCGTGGTGGCCGCAGGGATCACGCGCAAGGGCAAGAAGCTCCTCAGCGATGTGGACGACGATGTGGCCGAGGTCGCCGGATGGATCACGCCCCGCATCGGGGGCGTCGGTCCCATGACCGTGGCCATGTTGATGGAGAATACGGTGATGGCGGCGCGTCGGCGGGTTTAG
- a CDS encoding gamma-aminobutyrate dehydratase codes for MGLRTAEQYLEGLRDGRTIYFRGERVPDLMEHPELRVGAEHTALDYHLAEDEAHRDLFTAICPETGERVSRYFIPPANTEDLLKRREMIETSTREGSGVVLLIKEIGTDALFSLRLVARQIDEKHGTGYLDRVKNYHAECRDRDLSMAVAQTDAKGDRSRLPSQQTHPDYYVRIVERRPDGIVVRGAKAHTTGTAFVDEVVVLPTRAISEEDQDYAVAFAVPVNTPGVRLIASPFGFSGESTYHHPVSSKHHLVETLTVFDDVFVPNERVFLAGEWDFAGVLANAFVEFHRYTAVSYKPPLLDLFIGAASLIAVYNGVEKASHIRDKATRLITYTETVRALTRAAAMDCKVVDGIAVPDTLTTNIAKYHFANNYHEAVRDVQDIAGALLVTGPSEADWHNEETRGDLDRYLGGRKGVPTMDRMKAINLIRDLTASDFGGYHELLAIHAEGSLEAQKITIFRGYDLLRCMDVAKKAAGIE; via the coding sequence ATGGGTTTGAGAACGGCCGAACAATACCTGGAAGGATTGCGGGACGGAAGGACGATCTACTTTCGCGGGGAGCGGGTGCCGGACCTCATGGAACATCCGGAACTGCGCGTAGGCGCCGAGCACACGGCCCTGGACTATCACCTCGCGGAGGACGAAGCGCACCGGGACCTGTTCACGGCGATATGTCCCGAGACGGGTGAGCGCGTCAGCCGCTACTTCATCCCGCCGGCCAACACGGAGGACCTGCTGAAGCGCAGGGAGATGATCGAGACGAGCACCCGCGAGGGCAGCGGGGTGGTCCTGCTCATCAAGGAGATCGGCACGGACGCCCTGTTCTCGCTCCGGCTCGTCGCGCGGCAGATCGACGAGAAGCATGGCACCGGATACCTGGACCGCGTGAAGAACTACCACGCCGAATGCCGCGACCGCGACCTGAGCATGGCCGTGGCCCAGACCGACGCCAAGGGGGACCGCAGCCGCCTGCCGTCCCAGCAGACCCATCCAGACTACTATGTGCGCATCGTGGAGCGCCGGCCCGACGGCATCGTGGTCCGCGGCGCCAAGGCCCATACCACGGGGACCGCCTTCGTGGACGAAGTGGTCGTGCTGCCCACCCGGGCGATCTCGGAGGAGGACCAGGACTATGCCGTGGCCTTCGCCGTGCCCGTCAACACGCCGGGGGTCCGGCTCATCGCCAGTCCCTTCGGGTTCTCGGGCGAGAGCACCTATCACCATCCGGTCAGCTCGAAACACCACCTGGTGGAGACCCTGACCGTGTTCGACGACGTGTTCGTGCCGAACGAGCGCGTCTTCCTGGCGGGCGAGTGGGATTTCGCCGGGGTGCTGGCGAACGCCTTCGTGGAGTTCCACCGGTACACGGCCGTGTCCTACAAGCCGCCGCTCCTCGACCTCTTCATCGGCGCGGCCTCGCTGATCGCCGTGTACAACGGGGTGGAGAAGGCCAGCCACATCCGCGACAAGGCCACGCGGCTCATCACCTACACGGAGACGGTCCGCGCGTTGACCCGCGCGGCCGCCATGGACTGCAAGGTGGTGGACGGCATCGCGGTGCCGGACACGCTCACGACCAACATCGCCAAGTACCATTTCGCCAACAACTACCACGAGGCCGTGCGGGATGTGCAGGACATCGCCGGCGCCCTGCTGGTCACGGGCCCGTCGGAAGCAGACTGGCACAACGAGGAAACACGGGGCGACCTGGACCGCTACCTGGGCGGCCGCAAGGGCGTGCCGACCATGGACCGGATGAAGGCCATCAATCTCATCCGCGACCTCACGGCTTCGGATTTCGGCGGGTACCACGAGCTGCTGGCCATCCATGCCGAGGGTTCGCTCGAGGCGCAGAAGATCACCATATTCCGTGGATACGACCTGCTACGGTGCATGGATGTGGCGAAGAAGGCGGCTGGGATCGAGTAG
- a CDS encoding SDR family oxidoreductase — protein sequence MKLEERVALITGGGTGIGAATARLFAQEGAAVCVTGRREAPLEEVVAKITEMGGRAIQVSGDVSVTADCQRVADETIAAFGRIDVLVNNAGTATLMDADETTDELWDQTIATNLSGAFRMIRTVLPGMISREAGSIVNVSSVLGQSGMKRSAAYGTSKAGLDQLTRILAVEYADRGIRVNAVAPAWVDTPMTESVQAHAAMYERLKKKHPMDRFGAPEEVAQAVLFLASDQSSFTTGSVLMVDGGWSAA from the coding sequence TTGAAACTGGAAGAGCGTGTCGCGCTCATCACGGGCGGCGGAACGGGGATCGGGGCCGCTACGGCGAGGCTTTTTGCCCAGGAAGGCGCGGCCGTCTGCGTCACGGGCCGGCGCGAGGCACCGCTCGAAGAGGTGGTCGCGAAAATCACGGAAATGGGCGGCCGGGCGATCCAGGTTTCCGGTGACGTATCCGTTACCGCGGATTGCCAGCGTGTGGCCGACGAGACGATTGCCGCCTTCGGCCGGATCGACGTCCTGGTGAATAACGCCGGGACGGCGACGTTGATGGACGCCGACGAGACCACGGACGAGCTCTGGGACCAGACCATAGCCACCAACCTCTCCGGCGCGTTCCGCATGATCCGGACCGTCCTGCCCGGCATGATTTCCCGGGAGGCCGGAAGTATCGTCAATGTCAGCTCGGTCCTCGGACAGTCGGGCATGAAGCGGTCGGCGGCGTACGGCACGTCGAAGGCCGGGCTCGATCAGCTCACGCGCATCCTCGCCGTGGAATACGCGGACCGGGGTATTCGCGTCAACGCCGTGGCGCCGGCCTGGGTGGATACCCCCATGACCGAGTCCGTGCAGGCCCATGCCGCCATGTACGAACGGCTGAAGAAAAAGCACCCCATGGACCGCTTCGGAGCGCCGGAAGAGGTGGCGCAAGCCGTGCTGTTCCTGGCTTCAGACCAGTCTTCTTTTACGACCGGATCGGTGTTGATGGTCGACGGAGGATGGAGCGCGGCCTGA
- a CDS encoding phytanoyl-CoA dioxygenase family protein, which yields MSKQQFGMGELARFAEEGYLRLGRVASEEHLQAMRDRIDDIMLGNVRYEGMPMQRDTDTGEYGELPTRTFEESEDTLAYRRIDDLQLDPLYLGYMQHPFFREVTEALVGPNVSIFRAMFMNKPAEHGTHLPWHQDVGIGWGLDANPETTVWTALDAATVENGCMEVVVGSHKHGVINEMHFPSESDQARYAREEDCIYLEAEAGEAILLNNLLLHRSARNPTGNPRRAISIAYMDASTRAVKTGETFPVIFGEGALTGGELINGALAESPLTDGR from the coding sequence ATGTCCAAACAGCAATTCGGCATGGGCGAACTGGCCCGGTTTGCCGAGGAAGGCTATCTGCGCCTGGGCCGGGTGGCTTCCGAGGAACACCTGCAGGCCATGCGCGACCGCATCGACGACATCATGCTGGGCAACGTCCGCTACGAGGGCATGCCTATGCAGCGCGACACGGATACAGGCGAGTACGGCGAACTGCCGACCAGGACGTTCGAGGAAAGCGAGGATACGCTCGCTTACCGGCGCATCGACGACCTGCAGCTGGATCCGCTGTACCTGGGATACATGCAGCACCCGTTTTTCCGGGAGGTCACGGAGGCCCTCGTCGGCCCGAACGTCTCCATCTTCCGGGCCATGTTCATGAACAAACCGGCCGAGCACGGTACCCATCTCCCCTGGCACCAGGACGTCGGCATCGGGTGGGGGCTGGATGCAAATCCGGAGACGACCGTCTGGACCGCCCTCGATGCGGCGACGGTCGAGAACGGCTGCATGGAGGTGGTGGTGGGCAGCCACAAGCACGGTGTGATCAACGAGATGCATTTCCCGTCGGAGTCCGACCAGGCCCGGTACGCGCGGGAGGAAGATTGTATCTACCTCGAGGCGGAGGCGGGCGAGGCGATTCTCTTGAACAACCTGCTCCTGCACCGGTCGGCCCGTAATCCCACCGGCAACCCCAGGCGTGCCATCAGCATCGCCTACATGGATGCGTCCACGCGGGCGGTCAAAACCGGCGAAACCTTCCCCGTCATCTTCGGTGAAGGCGCGCTGACCGGCGGCGAGTTGATTAATGGCGCACTGGCCGAGAGCCCGCTGACCGATGGCCGCTGA
- a CDS encoding isoaspartyl peptidase/L-asparaginase: MATNNGDVGIRQAVAALREGKTAVDAIEIGIREVEVHRPDRSVGLHGYPNILGYPQLDALIMDGRTRDVGAVGAVTGYDHPISIARCVMEKLIHVFLVADGAERFASEMGFEKSSFVDPEMPEIYAKHVVEQLGIDDPEELQHTKELWKLSHLAVDPQKAGGTTNFIAQDGNGDICVGVSTSGWGWKYPGRLGDSPVISAGGFADNRYGAAACTGTGELAIRTGAARNVVTYMKMGMSLEEATAEGLRDMNELDSQRVGGVQIISLDSSGAHMAGTTSDRKGSHVYMTADMDEPEFVEGISVPYEGASQ, encoded by the coding sequence ATGGCTACGAACAACGGCGACGTGGGCATCCGGCAGGCGGTGGCCGCGCTCAGGGAAGGCAAGACCGCGGTGGACGCCATCGAGATCGGCATCCGGGAGGTGGAGGTGCACCGTCCCGACCGCAGCGTCGGCCTGCACGGCTATCCGAATATCCTCGGCTATCCCCAGCTGGACGCCCTCATCATGGACGGCCGCACGCGCGACGTGGGGGCCGTGGGCGCGGTGACGGGCTACGATCATCCGATCTCCATCGCACGCTGCGTCATGGAGAAGCTGATCCACGTCTTTCTCGTCGCCGACGGCGCGGAGCGGTTCGCCAGCGAAATGGGTTTCGAGAAGAGCTCCTTCGTGGACCCCGAGATGCCCGAGATCTACGCGAAGCACGTGGTCGAACAACTCGGCATCGACGACCCCGAGGAACTCCAGCACACCAAAGAACTGTGGAAGCTGAGCCACCTGGCCGTCGATCCGCAGAAGGCCGGGGGCACGACCAACTTCATCGCGCAGGACGGCAACGGCGACATCTGCGTGGGCGTGAGCACGAGCGGCTGGGGATGGAAGTACCCGGGCCGCCTGGGTGATTCGCCGGTCATCAGCGCGGGCGGATTCGCGGACAACCGCTACGGCGCCGCGGCCTGCACGGGCACGGGAGAGCTGGCCATCCGGACCGGCGCGGCCCGGAACGTGGTGACCTACATGAAGATGGGCATGTCGCTGGAAGAGGCGACGGCCGAGGGGCTTCGGGACATGAACGAACTGGACTCCCAGCGCGTGGGCGGCGTGCAGATCATCTCTCTGGACTCCAGCGGCGCCCACATGGCGGGGACCACGAGCGACCGGAAGGGCAGCCACGTCTACATGACGGCCGACATGGACGAGCCCGAGTTCGTCGAAGGCATTTCCGTGCCGTACGAAGGCGCGAGCCAGTAG